The following coding sequences lie in one Arachis ipaensis cultivar K30076 chromosome B05, Araip1.1, whole genome shotgun sequence genomic window:
- the LOC107643212 gene encoding tocopherol O-methyltransferase, chloroplastic, protein MALLATTTIAFKTINTQIRSRSFLPAQRHLPLSSPPPSSSFFRIVSVKAMELEQKDPMVIDENGVLKKGIAEFYDESSAIWEDIWGDHMHHGFYPPDSTISLSDHRAAQIRMIEQALRFASIPLEDERKWPKKIVDVGCGIGGSSRYLSEKFGATAIGITLSPIQAQRANALAAAQGLANKVSFQVADALDQPFPDGQFDLVWSMESGEHMPDKAKFVSELARVAAPGATIIIVTWCHRDLGPDEESLKPWEEKHLKKICDAFYLPAWCSTADYVKLLESLSLQDIKSEDWSPYVAPFWPAVIRSALSWKGLTSLLRSGLKTIKGALAMPLMIEGFKKDLIKFAIITCRKPE, encoded by the exons ATGGCTTTATTGGCAACTACTACAATCGCCTTTAAAACTATTAATACTCAAATTCGCAGTCGCAGTTTTCTACCGGCGCAACGGCATCTCCCGCTCTCTtcccctcctccttcttcttcgttCTTCAGAATTGTTTCCGTCAAAGCAATGGAATTGGAGCAGAAGGATCCGATGGTGATCGACGAGAATGGAGTTCTTAAGAAAGGTATTGCCGAGTTCTACGATGAGTCCTCTGCTATTTGGGAGGATATTTGGGGAGACCACATGCACCATGGCTTTTATCCTCCCGATTCTACCATCTCCCTCTCCGATCATCGTGCTGCTCAGATCCGAATGATCGAACAAGCTCTTCGATTTGCTTCTATTCCTCTAG AGGATGAGAGGAAATGGCCGAAGAAGATAGTGGATGTTGGATGCGGGATTGGGGGAAGCTCAAGGTATCTGTCTGAAAAATTTGGAGCTACTGCCATCGGTATTACTCTCAGTCCTATTCAAGCTCAAAGGGCTAATGCTCTTGCTGCTGCTCAGGGTTTGGCCAACAAG GTTTCGTTTCAAGTGGCAGATGCTTTAGACCAACCATTTCCGGATGGGCAATTCGATCTTGTTTGGTCCATggaaagtggagaacacatgccTGACAAAGCCAAG TTTGTGAGTGAGTTGGCTAGAGTAGCTGCACCGGGTGCCACCATAATAATAGTAACATGGTGCCACAGAGATCTTGGCCCTGATGAAGAATCCCTAAAGCCATGGGAAGAAAAACACTTGAAGAAGATATGTGATGCTTTCTATCTTCCAGCATGGTGCTCAACTGCTGATTACGTTAAATTGCTTGAGTCCCTATCATTACAG GACATCAAGTCAGAAGATTGGTCTCCTTATGTTGCTCCATTCTGGCCCGCGGTGATACGGTCAGCATTATCATGGAAGGGTCTTACTTCACTCTTGCGCAGTG GATTGAAAACCATAAAAGGAGCTTTGGCTATGCCATTGATGATAGAAGGATTCAAGAAGGATCTAATTAAGTTTGCGATCATTACATGCAGAAAGCCTGAATAA
- the LOC107643213 gene encoding tocopherol O-methyltransferase, chloroplastic encodes MALSATTTIAFKTVNTQICSRNFLPPQRHLPFSSSLSSSSFVRTVSARAMELERKNPPVIDENGVLKKGIAEFYDESSGIWENIWGDHMHHGFYPPDSTVSLSDHRAAQIRMIEQALRFASIPLEDERKWPKKIVDVGCGIGGSSRYLSQKFGATAVGITLSPVQAQRANALAASQGLANKVSFQVADALDQPFSDGQFDLVWSMESGEHMPDKAKFVSELARVAAPGATIIIVTWCHRDLGPDEESLKPWEEKHLKKICDAFYLPAWCSTADYVKLLESLSLQDIKSEDWSPYVAPFWPAVIRSALSWKGLTSLLRSGLKTIKGALAMPLMIEGFKKDLIKFAIITCRKPE; translated from the exons ATGGCTTTATCGGCAACTACTACAATTGCCTTTAAAACTGTTAATACTCAAATTTGCAGTCGCAATTTTCTACCGCCGCAACGGCATCTCCCgttctcttcctctctttcttcttcttcgttcGTCAGAACTGTTTCCGCCAGAGCAATGGAGTTGGAGCGGAAGAATCCGCCGGTGATTGACGAGAATGGAGTTCTTAAGAAAGGTATTGCCGAATTCTACGACGAATCCTCTGGTATTTGGGAGAATATTTGGGGAGACCACATGCACCATGGCTTTTACCCTCCCGATTCTACTGTCTCCCTCTCCGATCATCGTGCTGCTCAGATCCGAATGATCGAACAAGCTCTTCGATTTGCTTCTATTCCTTTAG AGGATGAGAGGAAATGGCCGAAGAAGATAGTGGATGTTGGATGCGGGATTGGGGGAAGCTCAAGGTATCTGTCCCAAAAATTTGGAGCTACTGCCGTGGGTATTACTCTTAGTCCTGTTCAAGCTCAAAGGGCTAATGCTCTTGCTGCTTCTCAGGGTTTGGCCAACAAG GTTTCGTTTCAAGTGGCAGATGCTTTAGACCAACCATTTTCCGATGGGCAATTCGATCTTGTTTGGTCCATggaaagtggagaacacatgccTGACAAAGCCAAG TTTGTGAGTGAGTTGGCCAGGGTAGCTGCACCGGGTGCCACCATAATAATAGTAACATGGTGCCACAGAGATCTTGGCCCTGATGAAGAATCCCTAAAGCCATGGGAAGAAAAACACTTGAAGAAGATATGTGATGCTTTCTATCTTCCAGCATGGTGCTCAACTGCTGATTACGTTAAATTGCTTGAGTCCCTATCATTACAG GACATCAAGTCAGAAGATTGGTCTCCTTATGTTGCTCCATTCTGGCCCGCGGTGATACGGTCAGCATTATCATGGAAGGGTCTTACTTCACTCTTGCGCAGTG GATTGAAAACCATAAAAGGAGCTTTGGCTATGCCATTGATGATAGAAGGATTCAAGAAGGATCTAATTAAGTTTGCCATCATTACGTGCAGAAAGCCTGAATAA
- the LOC107640298 gene encoding uncharacterized protein LOC107640298: MIFSSWNVRGLRGDGKLKMVKDLKNKHRLQMLGLIETKRQIVTRFDIARIWGQDSTGWEYVGSDGASGGLLLMWDEVVFKLNNCYKGERWLCVEGVILKNSFNCAFILVYGAHDRDEKIHVWEELSYIAGLCQVPCYFMGDFNEIVHVEERRGTTGLSPSAEKFKFWIQDMNLVDLPLTDRKFTWFCGLSCSCIDRAFVSLEWLEEFPEAHLQGGPRGLSDHCSIIVEGRKLRGGPRPFQSLDSWFTHEGFLRMVKEEWRCLGELQFTNKLKALTGPLGRWHKANFGDRDKKIIKFEEEIKRIDDMVSNGVYDGTLEARRKALVK, encoded by the coding sequence ATGATATTCAGTTcatggaatgttagggggttaaGGGGAGATGGAAAGTTGAAGATGGTGAAGGACCTAAAGAATAAACATAGGTTACAAATGTTAGGGTTGATTGAAACTAAAAGGCAGATAGTGACGAGATTTGACATTGCAAGAATATGGGGACAAGATAGTACAGGATGGGAATATGTAGGTTCTGATGGTGCATCTGGTGGACTGTTGCTAATGTGGGATGAGGTGGTGTTTAAGCTAAATAATTGCTACAAGGGAGAGAGGTGGTTGTGTGTTGAAGGAGTAATATTAAAAAATAGTTTCAACTGTGCGTTTATCTTGGTATATGGTGCACATGATAGAGATGAGAAGATTCATGTGTGGGAGGAGTTGAGCTATATTGCGGGGTTATGTCAAGTTCCTTGCTATTTTATGGGAGACTTTAATGAAATAGTTCATGTAGAGGAACGGAGAGGTACTACTGGGTTATCACCGTCTGCGGAAAAGTTTAAGTTTTGGATACAGGACATGAACTTAGTGGATTTGCCACTCACTGACCGGAAGTTTACATGGTTTTGCGGCCTTTCTTGTAGTTGCATAGATAGAGCTTTCGTTAGTTTGGAATGGCTAGAAGAGTTTCCAGAGGCACATCTGCAAGGTGGACCAAGGGGTTTGTCTGATCATTGCTCTATAATAGTGGAGGGTAGGAAGCTGAGAGGAGGTCCGAGGCCATTCCAGAGCCTTGATTCGTGGTTTACGCATGAGGGTTTTCTCAGGATGGTTAAGGAGGAATGGAGATGTTTGGGGGAGTTACAGTTCACAAATAAATTGAAGGCTCTGACAGGCCCGTTGGGCAGATGGCATAAGGCCAATTTTGGTGACAGAGATAAGAAGATTATaaagtttgaggaagagatcaAGAGGATTGATGATATGGTTAGCAATGGAGTGTATGATGGAACGCTGGAGGCTAGAAGAAAGGCGTTGGTTAAGTGA